TGTGCAATCTTGTTTAAGGAACCAGATATTGTGTTTGCCATGTGAGAGGGTGGGCGGACTGTAACCAGAACAAGTTGCTTATGACCTATTGAATCAAAtagggcttaatacatagtttaacccttgaacttgtacccttttacccatctaacctatGAACTTAACGGTTAACCTATCGAACCTCTAAACTTGTTAAAATAATCCTTTTTGACCCctgaatttaataatttataaacgtttaacccCTATTCATCCACCTGGCTTTGGCGCGTGTGTTCAAACAAAAATTGGCGCGTCAGTGCAGAAAAGCAAAGTTTAGGTGgacaaaataaatttgtttaataCATCGCTTGACCCTTgaatttatactaatttatCTATTTGACCTCTAAACTTTTTCTTCAGCCCATCAGACCTCTAAACTTGTTATATTATCTtttttaacccctaaacttgaatgttttaaatatattttaatttatattttatttttaatatatattttatttaattaataagtattaataaaataattttatataaaataattattcattttccacactttatataatatttttttaacatacatcgtttattttgcatttattttgtaTACATTATCAGTTCTAATAAACTTTTAATGAAAAATAGTTATACTTTATatagtaattattttcatttaatttaatagttattttagttttttttttatataatatttatttaacaaGTCTCACCTGATCATTCAAATTTCATCCCGtcagttaaaaaataaattaaaataactaaaaataaatatttaattaagtgaaaataattatttaataaattataactattttttgTTGGAGTTTTATTAGAATtgataatatatacaaaataaacggTATCATTTAAGTAtggaaaaataatatattttattattaattattaattaaactaaatatatattaaaataaattttaaactctcAAGTTCATGGGTTAAGAATGATAATTTCATAAGTTTAGAGGTGTGATGggttaaacaaaatatttaggggtcaaataggtaaattagtataaattcagggatcaaataatatattaagcgTTATATATTTGGTGATGTGGCAAACGAGCTGGCAGCCCGGTCAAAGGTCATTTGCCACGTCAGCGCGTCTGAGACCCAATCTCCGTATTAGGGGTTAAAAagaattactccctccgtcccactctaattgacaaaataactatatttcAATAACCAAGATAAGttaataaatgacatagaaaattatttatatacccttctattgataatggagctaattaatgctattagtatatattagtcaaattttcattaaatactcACCATTTTCCATAAAAGATATGattttaaatgagggtaaagatggaaaattaaagaataaaattatagttatgttagttttgtcaattagaatgggacaccaaaaactctatattttgtcaattagagtgggacggagggagtatttaacaagttcagagatTTAATAGGATACACGTTAAGTTTAAAaattagatgggtaaaagggtacaagttcagaggtcaaactatgtattaagccaatcAAATAGTGTCGGTGAGTACCGAATGTGGACCTATTTTCCAATTCCATTCAATTCATTATTAGCTCATGTGGTGCTCATCAATGTGAATGCATGATGTCTCCTCAAAATAAGGCTAAAGCAAGAGTAcccttatttatttttcatcttgGTTTACCGAATTTCTGTATGAATACATAATTCGTCACAAGTAATCAAACTGAggacatttaaaaaaatcattcaataattaatttacatacaatataaaaataatttttatttataataaaaataataatttaccaaATATAAACTAATAGACTAATTCAATTGCTAATTGTTGACAGTAAGGGTATAACCATTTGGAAATTGTGGTTCgataaaaaatcaataaacaCCTAACTTCTATCTTCATAAAAGAAAAGTTACTACTTACACTTAAATATTTGTCATATTTCATTTCATGCTCCATAGCCTATTAGGCTCCATTTCTGCTTAGCAGCATGTGGAAAGAAAGACAAAGTTCAAATATGAAAACATAATAGTCAAAAAGGGTACGTAGGAACATTAATTGCGCGTAACAAAACCCACTTCGTCGGTCcccaattgaaaacaaaattcGATACAAATAATGAAATACTTCTGTAATCCATAGTGCAATAACCCACACTACCCACCACCACCAGCCCCCAGTGAGTGGCACATTTACCAAAATACTTGTCTCGATCCTTTTCGATTTCTTACACCCAAAATTCTTTTACAGTACGGCACTACTGGTACTGATTTGAATTTTCTGCACCTGAAAATGAAGGACGATGCTCCCACAGTTATATCAATACCATCTTCAACTTCAAGCACCGCAGCAACAACAACATTAAGCAAGAAAGATAGCTCTGATCTTGGTCCTTTTagcaaaattaaatataagttcTGGGTCTTTACTGCAATTCTCCTTCTTGCATTTTGGTCCATGTTTACCGGCTCTGTTACTCTCAAATGGTCCACCGGCCATCTTTCCCATATCTCTGATGATCTTGGTTCTCCAATTCTTGATGAAGATCTCGACATCCtcgtaattaaatattactatttcatctgttttttctttttaaaaaaaaattaaactaatttttacatattaattgGGTTGAGCTGGTTTGTAGGAAGTGGAGGAGAAAGAGAAGACGGTGAAACATATGTGGGATATATACACACACAGTAGTAGCAGTAAATTGCCTCGTTTTTGGCGAGAGGCTTTCGAAGCTGCTTATGAAGCTTTGGTTAGTGATGTTTCTGGTGTTAGAGACGCTGCTGTTTCTGAGATCGCTAAAATGTCTCTTATTAGATCTTTCAATACTGACCCACTTCCTCTTCATTCTACTACACCAGTTaagttttttcttctcttttcccTAAACATGATTCTTTAGATTTGGACTTAATTGAATATAATTCAGATTCCTGGGCCTTTTTGCATAAATCTTATAGGTTGCGCTTTCTATGTTTTGCAGAACTCGAGTCAAGGGAAGAAGAGACTTATGCTGGGCAATAGCATTCCAGCTAGTGGAAACGCGTAATGCCTACTTCAAGTAACTATATTGATCTAAAAGATTGATTCCTAGGGAAAAAAATTAGTATTCTGTAGGATTGATCCCTGTGAATTGAACTGATtgtatattttatcaaattatgaGTTGTTTAATTGGGTATCTCAAGTATATGCACATTAAGGCTGTGCATTTTGCATTATTACAGAAATAATAGCTATGTTGTTTAATTTTCTATACTGGAGATTAAGTAATGGATGTGGATTTCCTCTTTTTGCTTCATTACCGAGCAGTGAGACTGACAAGTTTGATAACTTTAAACAAACAGTTGCAACTAAAATGCATTTACAAAATCAATGGAGTACTTCTATGTCAGTCTTGTaagctttaatttttattgaaaacaaaatcaattagaaCATGAAAAAGAAAGGATGTTATAGATATACCATTACCAGCCTATGTTCCTTTGGGTACAACAATGCTTAGATCTGTTGGGATTAGAGCTTTTCCTCAAGCAGGAACTTTAGTCTGGGTTGCACTGCAGCACAATATTACTAGAAACTCAAGAGTTATCAACTTTTTTAAGAAATCAGAAAgggtaaagaaaatgcaataaTGCGGATAAATTACCTTGAAAGATCAAAGCCAGCGGAGAAAGAACCTCTAGTTAGCAAAACAGTTTTATCAGAGAGCTTTTTAACCCTAAAAAGGAGTCGGTGGGCAGACAATTGCCGTTCATGTTTTCTGACTAATTTTTACAAGCTAGAGGGCTGAAATGGCTTTAAAATCAGCAGTAATATAAATCTGCAATGACAGGGCGAACATATGTCATATTACATCTAAATTCCTTCAGGCTTCCAGACCAGCAGTAATATAGTTGAGAATTATCTGAATAGCAAGCATGTAACAAATTTTATGCTTTAACAAACTTTATTTCAGCAAGAAAATTGCACATCACATATCACTTTTTGAACATGAGTCACATTTCTTACTTGCAAAAAAAGAAGCAGCAAAATTAATGAGTAAAATGCAAAAACAAACCAACTGCAACATTGAAAATCAAGTGATATTTTCTCTTCTTATAATCTTTTCAGCTCAGGTACCCAAAATTTTCAGCATTAATAGTATAGCCACGaaggtttttaactttttatacaAACACATAATTAGAGTAAAGatcatcaatgtctacattaaTAACGAAAAAACTCCCCCCAAAaacaaatcaacataaaaaaaacaattgaaagtaatcttatcatcatcatcatcatcatcatcataggTCTCATTAATAAGCAGATAAAATGTTAAAACAAATAACAggtcaaaaaactaaaataaaagagGTCTTCAGTAAGTCGGTTAGATTCTGCACGGTAAATTTTTCAGAAGAAAAACATCATCACAGACATCAATAACAATCGACCTAAAGATATATAATGATGAAATAAATTAGAACATCAAATATATCACAGAAACAGCAGTGTGTATAAATAAAGGTAAACAATGAACAGAGAGAAGATGCGGGAGAAGTATACCTGAGATTAAGTGGCGGCTTTTAGATCCGGCTATTAATCGGTAACGGCAGCTTTATACTTTCTTCTCTATTTCTAAATTTTCTAGGGTACTGTTTCTCTTTGTTTGGTTTAAACaatctaaattaatttaattttttaattttatataaattattttcttttcaatagTTTTATCTTTAATGACGAAATAAGAAAGGAACACGCAATGGCGGGAAGATTTGGCGCCATAAAATGAAAACACCCTCACTTCTTTCTCTATTGAATAACCCTTCAGCATCGCATTCTTCGATTATCTTCCTCCACATAAAACCAATTTTATTTCCTTCATCGCCCTCTAATTTAATCCTTCGCTTCTCCAAAATGGCTCAGAACAACAGCCCTGAGATTAAGGAGCCATCATCCAAGATCCCAAAGCTTGAACAAAATGGCCATCCTCTACCGGCTGACTCCTTCTTCAAGGTTAAAAAGCTCTCTGACAAGGCTGTTTTGCCAACTAGAGGTTCTCCTCTCTCCGCTGGCTATGATCTTGCAAGGTAATTTCATCTCAAAATTCCACTTTTTTACCCTTTCCGATTTCTTAAAACAGTCGATAACTCTTGGGTTTTTGGTAATATTGGATTTCAGTGCAACTGAGGCTAAAGTTCCTGCTAGAGGAAAAGCTCTAATCCCAACAGATCTAAGCATTGCTGTACCTGAAGGAACATATGCTCGCATTGGTATTTTTCTACCATCCTTTTTTCATCTTCTTAgttgattttgtttttcatCAAAATTGAACTTCTGCTTTTGTTAACTGCAGCGCCTAGATCGGGACTGGCGTGGAAGCATTCAATCGACGTGGGAGCAGGAGTGATAGATGCAGATTACAGAGGACCTGTTGGGGTCATATTGTTTAATCATTCAGATGTTGATTTTGAAGTGAAATCTGGAGATAGAGTCGCCCAGTTGATTATTGAGAAGATAATTACTCCTAATGTTCTGGAAGTTGAGGATTTGGATGACACAGTTAGAGGCGAAGGAGGATTTGGGTCCACAggtgtttgatatttttaactACTTATTTGTTGTTTCTAATTTCTATTTCTATGGTCTAATTATTAGTTGAGTAATTTCAGTGAACAGTTGGTTGGCAAATATAAAACagtaaattttatgttttagcaGTAACAATGaaatgaaagaaattcaaatctGGAATTTTATGGACTGATTGATATTGCAGTTAAGATTTTATAATGCTTTCCTGTAAATGCTTGTATCCAAGTGCAGTTTATTGAAAGCAAATGTAATCCTGACTAAATTGATAGACGGTTAGGGGCGAGCAAATGGTAGCTCCGGTTAAAATCGACCAATTTAACCAAAACTGAATTAGTGGAATTATTTCGTCAATTCAACTGAAATTGAATTATGTAAACAAGAttgaataatttaatcaaaattgaattaaccaaataaaccaaaatcttaaaaatactGACTGAATTAGTGGTTTAATCCTGTTAAACtgctataaatataaataataattaaaaaatgggttaattcggtttggttACTCCTATTGATCGTTAACTTTAGCACAACATCATTCGGTAACTAAGATTATTAGCAACGAGAATGGCAATGAATTTGAAATATTAACATTTGACCATAGGCACTGAATTATCATACACTGTTTGAGTTAGATGCAAATTGCATGAATAAATGAAATTAGACAGCATTCAATCTCACTTTGATTTTCAATGGGGACCGGCAAGTTGGGCAAGTAAGTTTTCTTACCAACCAAAGGTCAATACAATGAGCATGAAATATGTGATTGCAAATTGGGAGTTTCTTGCATCTGTCACCTTTCCAAAAGCAATCCAAGCAAATAACGCAGCTCATGGTTGATGTAATCCCCTCGTAGTCGAACCATGGAATTGCTTCTGTATCCTGCATCGATAAGCCGTGTTCTATGTCGAAAGATACACGGTGCTCGTTGTCATCTATGAATTCAATGATTAGGTAGGAAATTGCtacatatatcaaaataagagCAATAATACTCACAAAAGGTAAAGAGGCAGTTGGAGGTTGTAAAGGAGGAAATGGAGGAGAAGATTGCATCTTTCTTGAAGATTTTGAAGAAGTTTGATACGAAATTCTGTTTCCACCAAATGAAGTTGTTAAGTTATGCCTGCAAGAATTGAGCATTGACTTGTGAAAAGTAATCTTCTTTTTCTTGTGAACTACTTCAAAAGACATTTCAATATTCATTCATCTCATGGCTCATGACCAGGCCAACAATCAATAATACTATACATTAATAAGagctttcttttttattataatggctctaacttttttttttttaaatatcattatttataaattaatcaaatagaTTACAGCCTATCCCCTTGAGATATTCCATCCTCGAGTTCCATGTTAGCTTTaataaattccaaaaatcaaataaaccccatatttaaaattaaatagcaACATATGTCAATATAAGAACTTGAGCCGTCAGTTGCACCTCCGAAACACTCTAATAAAGCACCTTAACTTCATTGCTGATCATTGCCTGTGATTTTCAATTATCTGTACACCAAAGAGACCGTTATAAAGAAAATCTGTGTATGTTAGTCATGGTTATACTGTTGACGAAGGGTATTTGCAAAGTCTTGCTGCTGGAATGGCTTCTGCATCCCTTGTGGTCAATATCTGAGGTACTGACATGCCTCCAGATATTATGATTTCTGCACCACATCAAAAACAACACTTATTTAGGTTGCACGAAAAATGCAAATGCTAAAAAAGTACGAAAAACCCAAATTTTTTTATAgcaataggttataaatataaagtaatGGAAAGAAATTACAAATCTCAGTACTCCATAAGGTTAATAATTTTGAGTTGGAATCTCATACCAATTCCTTCTCGAACAGACAAATTAGGCCTCATAATGTCCTTGGCACTTATAAGAAATATATCTCCAACATAGAGATGATTAGTGGGCACATAGACACAGCAGAGTTCTTCTTCACCCATCCTCCTCTGTAGAATCACTGTTGAAGTTATGAATCCAAATGCATATTCCCCAGCTCGAGGGTGTCTTATAATGGCCACTTCCTTGAAGGCATTACTGGTCTGATCTGTAAATATTgcatatttagtttttaattgtataaaaatGAAGCTAGCTGCTAGGTGCATGGCAgtgacacacacacacacatatatataccTGGAGATATTGCAGCACTGATTTGCTTGGAAGCAGAATATATATAGCTTATGAACGGCATTTTCTTGATAAACCATTCTCCAATGGTGAGAACAGAAGCTCCTAACCAAGATGACATGAAAATGCcgactaaaaatataaaagtgatAGATGTTGCAAACCCAAGACCTGCATTGGTTATTGCTGCATCAGTAAGCTTATACTGCAACCGTAACATGACATGTAAGACGTGGTTAAACCCTTCGAGAAACCTTAAATGCCACTACTCACCGAAAATATTGATCCCAAGATGATTATAGACCGGAGAGAAAAAACCATCCACAAAGTGTACAAAACCCCAAGTTATGTAGAAAGTGACAGCAATTGGAAGAAGAATGACactgtaaaaaaaattgtcatagAAACACTCCTGGAACCACCAATCACTAGTCTATCTTGCACGGAAACTTAGCGAGTATTATGTTTGGGCGTTTCATTTCCATTTCTAAAAAAGTTTCTAAAACTCGTAAACATTATATTTACAACTTATTCTCAACAAAAATATGATTTCACCATCTTACTTTCCTTACAACATAGTTACACAGTAAGACCCTGCTTAATTTAGTCATACATATGATCAGAACACACACAAACTATTTcctgaatttaatttaattttgtcgaAGATTACTGTCAAGTGAGAAAAATTAATCTTAGGTATTATATAAGTGATAAGCCTAATCGAGATTACTGAAACGTAACACTCACCATCCCGTCATAAACTTTTTAGAAGCCCAGCTGCGAATGACGGTGGATAATgtctatatataaataataaaacaataccATTGATGATTAGTGTAAGATTATATGAATGAAAATTAGAAGAAAATGTGCAGAAATTCAATAACCTCGATGCCAGAAAGACGGTGGGAAGCGGAGACGGCAGGAGAAGATGAAGGCGACGACGTTTTGGACTTCAAGTTATCCGGTTCAGCAACTGGTATCAAGAATTGTAGATCTCCCTCAATTTCCACTTCTCTTGTCGCCATTTTATCTCGATATCGAATCCCCAGTTTTAATTCTGTATTCACTCTTTGTTTCTCGCGTTAATGAGCAATGGGAATGTTATGAGTTCGTTACAGGTACTGTAAAAGCGTTATGCTAATGAGAACCAAACGGCgtagttttcttttttttgctTCCCCGTATTTCGGAACTGAAAAAACAATTCGTGTTTGAGATCTTACGCGACAAGTCGTTTCACTTTTGCAAATCTTATAGTGGACATTATTTCTGCTGATTTGCGTTATAAACTTGCAAACTTTAAGAGAATTTCAGACAAAATATAATTGAGATAgtggatttttttaaaagttaatcgTCATTAGTCAATCAAAAAAGTTTTTCCATTACACATAAAACATAAGCTTCTAATTTCACATACATATATGAATACATTAATTAGACCTCTCTTCAGAAGCAAGCAAAATATTTGTATCTAACATTTATACAAGGTCTTTTCTCAGCTTTTCAGGCGCTTCCCCCAGAGTAAGTGCAAGCATTGTAGCCTACAACAGAGAATAAAAAGTAAGAGAgacatttcaatttaaatagcTATTTTCAAAAGAAATGTGGAGCTTAATGTAAAAGAagcaaaattataataaaacgtACTCGGGTTTTTAGATGAAAGAGTGGCTGTTTGTGAAAAATCACAATTGTCTGCGATTCTTTCAGAATTTTGATAGAGTAGATTCATGGCATAAGCAGCGTGTGATGCTACTGTATTTGGTTCAAAGCAAGCCCCACCTGGTTGAATTGGACTGCAATCAATCCCATGTCCACAAGCATAATCAAGATTAGCCTGCAATTGGGCATCTGAAACACCGTCTTTTGGCACACACCATCCTGctttatttggttttgttgaTGGTGATGTTGATGGTGATGGATTCGCTGGAGTTTTTGGAGTCGTCGGAGTCTTCAATCATTAAAACACATTGTGTTACCgataaaataagtaaaaagatTGTCTCTTGAAACTTGAAATGAAGAAGATATTCCGTGTCTCACCTGGC
This region of Mercurialis annua linkage group LG1-X, ddMerAnnu1.2, whole genome shotgun sequence genomic DNA includes:
- the LOC126673652 gene encoding RING-H2 finger protein ATL14-like, whose protein sequence is MSFEVVHKKKKITFHKSMLNSCRHNLTTSFGGNRISYQTSSKSSRKMQSSPPFPPLQPPTASLPFVSIIALILIYVAISYLIIEFIDDNEHRVSFDIEHGLSMQDTEAIPWFDYEGITSTMSCVICLDCFWKGDRCKKLPICNHIFHAHCIDLWLVRKLTCPTCRSPLKIKVRLNAV
- the LOC126681808 gene encoding protein LIKE COV 1-like, translated to MATREVEIEGDLQFLIPVAEPDNLKSKTSSPSSSPAVSASHRLSGIETLSTVIRSWASKKFMTGCVILLPIAVTFYITWGFVHFVDGFFSPVYNHLGINIFGLGFATSITFIFLVGIFMSSWLGASVLTIGEWFIKKMPFISYIYSASKQISAAISPDQTSNAFKEVAIIRHPRAGEYAFGFITSTVILQRRMGEEELCCVYVPTNHLYVGDIFLISAKDIMRPNLSVREGIEIIISGGMSVPQILTTRDAEAIPAARLCKYPSSTV
- the LOC126681827 gene encoding deoxyuridine 5'-triphosphate nucleotidohydrolase-like, with the protein product MKTPSLLSLLNNPSASHSSIIFLHIKPILFPSSPSNLILRFSKMAQNNSPEIKEPSSKIPKLEQNGHPLPADSFFKVKKLSDKAVLPTRGSPLSAGYDLASATEAKVPARGKALIPTDLSIAVPEGTYARIAPRSGLAWKHSIDVGAGVIDADYRGPVGVILFNHSDVDFEVKSGDRVAQLIIEKIITPNVLEVEDLDDTVRGEGGFGSTGV